One Thermoanaerobaculales bacterium DNA window includes the following coding sequences:
- a CDS encoding FtsX-like permease family protein encodes MRFLPLVLRNLRRKKTRTVLTIGSIAVALFLYGLLVTIDSALSAGVDVAGADRLVVRNRISLILPLPLSYQERLRQIPHVAEVTHASWFGGNYQDPRNFFPQFAIDTDTWRRVFPEYAVPDDQWQAFVDDREGAVAGRGTAERFGWQVGDRIPLQAPIWGGTWEFNLRGIYDGTRSGDDTSVMWLHYTYLDERRQYGKGVIGWYTIKIDDPANAAEVANAVDARFANSPFETSTETEKAFATGFARQIGNIRLLVVSIGAVVMFTLLLVTGATMASAVRERVPELGVLKTIGFTDLAVLGLVLAESLLLALVGGGLGLGLAKLFTLGGDPTGGMLPAFHLGGQRVALGIALAAAVGLVAGAAPAVGAMRLRIVDALRRV; translated from the coding sequence GTGAGGTTCCTGCCGCTCGTCCTGCGCAACCTCAGGCGCAAGAAGACGCGGACCGTTCTCACCATCGGTTCGATCGCGGTCGCGCTGTTCCTCTACGGGCTGCTCGTCACCATCGACTCCGCGCTGTCCGCCGGCGTTGACGTGGCCGGCGCCGACCGCCTGGTGGTCCGCAACCGCATCTCGCTGATCCTCCCGCTGCCGCTGTCCTACCAAGAGCGGCTGCGCCAGATCCCCCACGTCGCCGAGGTCACCCACGCCAGCTGGTTCGGCGGCAACTACCAGGACCCGCGCAACTTCTTTCCACAGTTCGCGATCGACACCGACACCTGGCGCAGGGTGTTCCCGGAGTACGCGGTCCCCGACGACCAGTGGCAGGCCTTCGTCGACGACCGCGAGGGCGCGGTCGCGGGTCGCGGCACGGCCGAGCGCTTCGGCTGGCAGGTCGGCGACCGCATCCCGCTGCAGGCCCCCATCTGGGGCGGCACCTGGGAGTTCAACCTGCGCGGCATCTACGACGGCACGCGGTCCGGCGACGACACCAGCGTGATGTGGCTGCACTACACGTACCTCGACGAGCGCCGTCAGTACGGCAAGGGCGTCATCGGCTGGTACACGATCAAGATCGACGATCCGGCAAATGCGGCCGAGGTGGCAAACGCGGTGGACGCGCGTTTCGCCAACTCGCCTTTCGAGACCTCGACCGAGACCGAGAAGGCATTCGCGACCGGCTTCGCGCGCCAGATCGGCAACATCCGCCTGCTCGTGGTGTCGATCGGAGCGGTGGTGATGTTCACCCTACTGCTGGTCACCGGCGCGACCATGGCGTCGGCGGTCCGCGAGCGGGTCCCCGAGCTCGGGGTCCTCAAGACCATCGGCTTCACCGACCTGGCGGTGCTGGGGCTGGTGCTCGCCGAGTCGCTGCTGCTGGCGCTGGTCGGTGGCGGGCTCGGCCTCGGCCTGGCCAAGCTGTTCACCCTCGGCGGCGATCCGACCGGCGGCATGCTGCCGGCGTTCCACCTCGGCGGCCAGCGGGTCGCGCTCGGCATCGCGCTCGCGGCCGCGGTCGGCCTGGTCGCCGGAGCTGCCCCGGCAGTGGGCGCGATGCGGCTGCGCATCGTCGACGCCCTGCGGAGGGTGTGA
- a CDS encoding efflux RND transporter periplasmic adaptor subunit, which yields MPTKPTLSDLRLDRNERGSGAGRRWPALVAAVLVVVAVAAILLARGCRLPEVRVAGAQPAVTGGAAATVLNASGYVTPRRRATVSAKITGKVTEVLVDEGMQVSEGQVLARLDDSDARRRHDAIRASRDVARASLDEIQVQLEDAERTLRRTIDLRRQGVSSQQALDSAAAAVDGLRARLEVARRSLAAAGAELAAAQQDLENYTVRAPFDGIAVSKDAQPGEMVSPVSAGGGFTRTGISTIVDMASLEIEVDVNESYIAKVSPGQPADAVLDAYPDWHIPATVRTVIPTADRQKATVKVRLTFDALDPRILPDMGVKVAFRETAAEASTAPPAQCLVPASAVRRDGDRTVVFVLRDDRLERRAVTVGRPLGPDLEILAGIAAGEQVVVSGDGALADGQRVRVAG from the coding sequence TTGCCGACGAAGCCCACGCTCTCCGACCTCAGGCTCGACCGCAATGAACGCGGGTCGGGCGCTGGCCGCAGATGGCCAGCCCTCGTCGCCGCTGTGCTGGTGGTCGTGGCCGTAGCCGCGATCCTGCTCGCCCGCGGCTGCCGCTTGCCCGAGGTCCGGGTGGCCGGCGCCCAGCCGGCCGTCACCGGCGGCGCCGCGGCGACGGTGCTCAACGCCTCCGGCTACGTCACGCCGCGCCGCCGCGCGACCGTCTCCGCCAAGATCACCGGCAAGGTCACCGAGGTCCTCGTCGACGAGGGCATGCAGGTCAGCGAAGGCCAGGTCCTGGCCCGGCTCGACGACTCGGACGCCCGCCGGCGGCACGACGCGATCCGCGCCTCCCGTGACGTCGCCCGCGCCTCGCTCGACGAGATCCAGGTTCAGCTCGAGGACGCCGAGCGCACGTTGCGCCGCACCATCGACCTCCGCCGGCAGGGCGTGTCCAGCCAGCAGGCCCTGGACTCGGCGGCAGCCGCAGTGGACGGGCTGCGGGCGCGGCTCGAGGTGGCGCGGCGCTCGCTCGCCGCGGCCGGGGCCGAGCTCGCGGCGGCGCAGCAGGACCTCGAGAACTACACCGTGCGCGCGCCGTTCGACGGGATCGCGGTATCGAAGGACGCCCAGCCGGGCGAGATGGTGTCCCCGGTCTCCGCCGGCGGCGGCTTCACGCGCACCGGGATCTCGACCATCGTCGACATGGCCTCGCTCGAGATCGAGGTCGACGTCAACGAGTCGTACATCGCCAAGGTGTCGCCGGGCCAGCCGGCGGACGCGGTGCTCGATGCCTACCCCGACTGGCACATCCCGGCCACGGTGCGGACCGTGATCCCGACCGCCGACCGCCAGAAGGCGACGGTCAAGGTCCGCCTCACATTCGACGCTCTCGATCCCCGGATCCTGCCCGACATGGGGGTCAAGGTGGCGTTCCGGGAGACGGCTGCCGAGGCGTCGACCGCGCCCCCCGCGCAGTGCCTGGTGCCAGCCTCGGCCGTGCGCCGCGACGGTGACCGGACGGTCGTCTTCGTTCTCCGGGACGACCGCCTCGAGCGCCGGGCGGTAACGGTCGGCCGGCCGCTCGGCCCCGACCTCGAGATCCTCGCCGGCATTGCAGCCGGCGAGCAGGTCGTGGTCAGCGGCGACGGCGCGCTCGCAGACGGCCAGCGGGTGCGCGTCGCCGGCTGA
- a CDS encoding ARMT1-like domain-containing protein encodes MDARPECIVCVLRQALNTVRLVTDDEAIHHRVLAAVAARMSEATLDQTPARLSKPAYELVSAITGVADPYASRKRANNADALALLPTIRARVEAAEDPLGAAVRAAAAGNIIDLGIGHAFDIERDIEAIMSRPLAIDHTDQLREELGRGTRILYLGDNAGEIAFDRLLVERLLACGAEVTFAVKSGPVINDATLADAIEVGMTELVPVVETGSDDIGVNWDDVSGEFLSLYDSADIVISKGHGNFETTCDRVANSYFLLKAKCPVVAAEAGVQLAEVVFLRRRATGHSAD; translated from the coding sequence ATGGACGCCCGACCGGAGTGCATCGTCTGTGTGCTTCGGCAGGCGTTGAACACCGTCCGGCTGGTGACCGACGACGAAGCGATCCATCACCGCGTCCTCGCAGCCGTTGCGGCTCGCATGTCCGAGGCCACGCTCGACCAGACGCCGGCACGTCTCTCGAAACCGGCCTACGAGCTGGTCAGCGCGATCACCGGCGTGGCCGATCCGTACGCGAGCCGGAAGCGCGCGAACAACGCCGATGCCCTCGCTCTGCTGCCCACGATCAGAGCGCGAGTCGAGGCCGCGGAGGATCCCCTGGGCGCAGCCGTGAGAGCAGCTGCAGCCGGCAACATCATCGATCTCGGCATCGGGCATGCGTTCGACATCGAACGCGACATCGAGGCGATCATGAGCCGGCCGTTGGCCATCGATCACACCGATCAGCTGCGCGAGGAGCTGGGTCGTGGGACACGCATTCTGTACCTCGGCGACAACGCCGGCGAGATCGCGTTCGACCGGTTGCTCGTCGAGCGGCTGCTGGCTTGCGGGGCGGAGGTGACGTTCGCCGTCAAGTCGGGACCGGTGATCAACGACGCGACCCTGGCGGACGCGATCGAGGTCGGGATGACGGAGCTCGTGCCGGTGGTCGAGACCGGCTCGGACGACATCGGCGTCAATTGGGACGACGTCTCCGGGGAGTTCCTGTCGCTGTACGACTCGGCGGACATCGTCATCAGCAAGGGCCACGGCAACTTCGAGACCACCTGCGACCGGGTGGCGAACAGCTACTTTCTGCTCAAGGCGAAATGCCCGGTTGTGGCGGCCGAGGCCGGGGTGCAGCTCGCAGAAGTGGTGTTTCTCCGCAGGCGCGCAACAGGCCACTCCGCGGACTAG
- a CDS encoding ABC transporter permease: MAIPISYNLRSAIARWPAALVSVLGIAGTVGVFVAMLSMARGFQSTLIASGSPQNAMILRAGADAEMVSAITLEEVRAIGDAPEVARGAGGAPLLSPEVVVVAAFQLRSSGTDANVQVRGVSPSALEVRPSVRVAEGRFFRPGLAELVVGRNAAAIYRGLALGDPVDFGGQTWHVVGIMDAGGSAFDSELWVDAAVLNQVFDRPENIFQSVTARLTSEERFTAVKDRLTSDPRLTVQVDRETEYYERQSQVVTTLIRVLGFLVAAVMAVGAVFGALNTMYSAVAARSREIATMRALGFSSGSVVLSFVLESLLIAAAGGVVGCVAVLPLNGFTTGTINWQTFSHLAFAFRVTPGLMLAGLAFALLMGFAGGVFPALRAARMSVARALREL; encoded by the coding sequence GTGGCGATCCCGATCTCCTACAACCTCCGCAGCGCGATCGCCCGCTGGCCCGCCGCGCTGGTGTCGGTGCTCGGCATCGCCGGCACGGTCGGCGTGTTCGTCGCCATGCTGTCGATGGCCCGCGGCTTCCAGTCGACCCTGATCGCCTCGGGGTCGCCGCAGAACGCGATGATCCTGCGCGCCGGCGCCGACGCCGAGATGGTCAGCGCCATCACCCTCGAGGAGGTGCGAGCCATCGGCGACGCGCCCGAGGTCGCCCGCGGGGCCGGTGGCGCTCCGCTGCTGTCCCCGGAGGTCGTGGTGGTCGCGGCCTTCCAGCTGCGCTCGTCCGGCACCGATGCCAACGTCCAGGTGCGCGGGGTGTCGCCGTCAGCGCTCGAGGTGCGGCCGTCCGTCCGGGTTGCCGAGGGACGCTTCTTCCGGCCCGGCCTCGCCGAGCTGGTGGTCGGCCGCAACGCCGCCGCGATCTACCGCGGCCTCGCGCTCGGCGACCCGGTCGACTTCGGCGGCCAGACCTGGCACGTGGTCGGAATCATGGACGCCGGCGGCAGCGCCTTCGACTCCGAGCTGTGGGTCGACGCAGCGGTGCTCAACCAGGTCTTCGATCGCCCGGAGAACATCTTCCAGTCGGTGACCGCACGGCTGACCTCCGAGGAACGCTTCACCGCCGTCAAGGACCGGCTGACGTCGGACCCCCGGCTGACCGTCCAGGTCGACCGCGAGACCGAGTACTACGAGCGCCAGTCCCAGGTCGTCACCACGCTGATCCGCGTGCTCGGTTTCCTGGTCGCGGCCGTGATGGCGGTCGGCGCGGTGTTCGGCGCCCTCAACACGATGTACTCCGCGGTCGCCGCCCGCTCGCGGGAGATCGCGACCATGCGCGCGCTCGGCTTCAGCAGCGGCAGTGTGGTGCTGTCGTTCGTGCTCGAGTCGCTGCTGATCGCCGCGGCCGGCGGCGTGGTCGGCTGCGTGGCCGTGCTGCCGCTCAACGGCTTCACCACCGGCACCATCAACTGGCAGACCTTCTCGCACCTCGCTTTCGCGTTCCGGGTGACGCCGGGGCTCATGCTGGCCGGCCTCGCCTTCGCGCTGCTGATGGGCTTCGCCGGCGGCGTGTTTCCGGCGCTGCGTGCCGCCCGGATGTCGGTCGCCCGCGCTCTCCGCGAGCTGTAG
- a CDS encoding FAD binding domain-containing protein, whose product MGRPIRLLVNDREVELDVAAGVPALDVVRDRLGLKGTKHACREGDCGACLVLLGELEPSGRLRYRALTSCLLPIGEARGRHLVTVEGLAAADLGPVQRAIVDEGGSQCGFCTPGFVVAMTGLLLNTTRFDLDEALIALAGNLCRCTGYASIRRAVVSLLDGLRGCVAPAPDRIAALVGAGVLPPYFTEVAARLAALEPSPAELHADGPLVAGGTDLYVQRLSELEPAMPRLLLRELPPGIRADDGWVEMSATTTAEDLKRSPVLRQVLGGVERFVDLICSEPVRRRATIAGNIVNASPIGDMTIMLLALDAELVLARDGTRRQLPLRDFFRGYKAVDLGPGEIIDAVRFPATRCDGAFNFEKVSKRRYLDIASVNSAAWLRLEGGRISQVFLSAGGVAPIPMRLTATEELLTGKRVTADVARLAADAARAEVAPISDVRGSADYKRLLLGQLVLAHLHALCGIDERTLLEVLA is encoded by the coding sequence ATGGGACGCCCGATTCGCTTGCTGGTCAACGATCGCGAAGTCGAGCTCGACGTCGCCGCCGGCGTGCCGGCCCTCGACGTCGTCCGCGACCGGCTCGGCCTCAAGGGCACCAAGCACGCCTGCCGCGAGGGTGACTGCGGCGCCTGCCTGGTCCTGCTCGGCGAGCTCGAGCCGTCGGGCAGGCTGCGCTACCGCGCGCTGACCTCGTGCCTGCTGCCGATCGGCGAGGCGCGAGGCCGCCACCTGGTCACGGTCGAGGGCCTCGCCGCCGCCGATCTCGGACCGGTGCAGCGGGCGATCGTGGACGAGGGCGGGAGCCAGTGCGGCTTCTGCACCCCCGGCTTCGTGGTCGCGATGACCGGGCTGCTGCTCAACACGACCCGCTTCGACCTCGACGAGGCGCTGATCGCGCTCGCCGGCAACCTCTGCCGGTGCACTGGCTACGCCTCGATCCGCCGCGCCGTCGTCTCGCTGCTCGACGGGCTCCGCGGCTGCGTCGCGCCGGCCCCGGACCGGATCGCGGCCCTCGTCGGCGCCGGCGTGCTGCCGCCCTACTTCACGGAGGTCGCCGCCCGCCTCGCCGCGCTCGAGCCGTCGCCGGCGGAGCTCCACGCCGACGGTCCGCTGGTCGCGGGTGGCACCGACCTCTACGTCCAACGCCTGAGCGAGCTCGAGCCGGCGATGCCCCGGTTGCTGCTGCGCGAGCTGCCGCCGGGGATCCGGGCCGACGACGGCTGGGTCGAGATGTCCGCGACGACCACTGCGGAGGACCTCAAGCGGTCGCCCGTGCTGCGCCAGGTCCTCGGCGGGGTCGAGCGCTTCGTCGACCTGATCTGTTCCGAGCCGGTGCGGCGGCGCGCCACCATCGCCGGCAACATCGTCAACGCCTCGCCGATCGGCGACATGACGATCATGCTGCTGGCGCTCGACGCCGAGCTGGTGCTGGCCCGGGACGGCACGCGCCGGCAGCTGCCGCTGCGGGATTTTTTCCGCGGCTACAAGGCGGTCGACCTCGGCCCCGGCGAGATCATCGACGCCGTCCGCTTCCCGGCGACGCGTTGCGACGGGGCCTTCAACTTCGAGAAGGTCTCGAAGCGCCGTTACCTCGACATCGCCAGCGTCAACTCGGCGGCGTGGCTGCGCCTCGAGGGCGGCCGAATCTCTCAGGTCTTCCTGTCGGCGGGCGGAGTGGCGCCGATCCCGATGAGGCTGACCGCGACCGAGGAGCTTCTCACCGGCAAGCGGGTCACGGCCGACGTCGCGCGCCTGGCCGCGGACGCCGCCCGCGCCGAGGTTGCCCCGATCTCGGATGTCCGCGGCTCGGCCGACTACAAGCGGCTGCTGCTGGGCCAGCTCGTGCTGGCCCACCTCCACGCGCTGTGCGGCATCGACGAGCGCACGCTCCTGGAGGTCTTGGCGTGA
- a CDS encoding sodium:solute symporter, translating to MTTLDWLIILGYFGVLAALTWWVVARQKLGTADDYFLASRNLPWFIVGASIFASNIGSEHLVGLAGSGATSGVAMAHYELHAWCLLVLGWVLVPFYIRSKVFTMPEFLERRFSPAARWVLSVISLVAYVLTKIAVGIFAGGVVFGTLLPELKLELAGVTLNSFWIGSIVVIMFTGLYSVLGGLRAVAYTEALQTLILVAGSVLLTIFGLAKLGGWDELRTILGSDMFNLWKPLIPVGMQGTWAPVMEADRIAWYFNGNYPWLGMLFCAPIIGLWYWCTDQYIVQRVLGAPDQREARRGTICAAFLKLLPVFIFIVPGMIAVALARSGKVEALGVMLDANGHAVAEASQAAFPLMVQHVLPAGLRGVVVAGLLAALMSSLAGVFNACSTLFTIDFYRKLHPRSSEQHLVWVGRLATAAMVLVGLAWIPVIQGARGLYDYLQTVQGYLAPPIFTVFFLGVLNKRLNAKGCLAALISGFLLGAFRLAVDTPVTLKLAGFEGGYAKGSLLWIINNIYFQYYSLFIFLVSVIVMIVVSAMTQAPSPERIENLTYATVTAEGREESRRSWTRSDVLSSALVVVLILIAYLYFTG from the coding sequence GTGACCACACTCGACTGGCTGATCATCCTCGGATACTTCGGGGTCCTGGCCGCGCTGACGTGGTGGGTCGTCGCCAGACAGAAGCTGGGGACCGCGGACGACTACTTCCTGGCGAGCCGCAACCTGCCGTGGTTCATCGTCGGCGCCTCCATTTTTGCTTCCAACATCGGCTCGGAGCACCTGGTGGGCCTGGCCGGCTCCGGAGCAACCAGCGGCGTCGCCATGGCCCACTACGAGCTGCACGCCTGGTGTCTCCTGGTTCTCGGCTGGGTGCTGGTCCCCTTCTACATTCGGTCGAAGGTCTTCACCATGCCCGAGTTCCTGGAGCGCCGCTTCTCGCCGGCGGCTCGCTGGGTCCTGTCGGTCATCTCGCTCGTGGCCTATGTGCTCACCAAGATCGCGGTCGGGATCTTCGCGGGCGGAGTCGTGTTCGGCACCCTGCTCCCCGAGCTGAAGCTGGAGCTTGCCGGAGTGACCCTTAACAGCTTCTGGATCGGGTCGATCGTCGTGATCATGTTCACGGGCCTGTACTCGGTGCTCGGGGGTCTGCGCGCGGTCGCCTACACCGAGGCCCTGCAGACGTTGATTCTGGTCGCGGGGTCGGTCCTGTTGACCATCTTCGGCCTTGCCAAGCTCGGCGGCTGGGATGAGCTGCGGACAATCCTCGGTTCTGACATGTTCAACCTGTGGAAGCCACTCATCCCTGTAGGGATGCAGGGAACGTGGGCGCCGGTCATGGAGGCCGACCGCATTGCCTGGTACTTCAACGGCAACTACCCGTGGCTGGGAATGCTCTTCTGCGCACCCATCATCGGGCTCTGGTACTGGTGCACCGACCAGTACATCGTGCAGCGCGTCCTCGGCGCGCCGGACCAACGCGAAGCCCGGCGCGGGACGATCTGCGCCGCGTTCCTGAAGCTCCTGCCCGTCTTCATCTTCATCGTGCCCGGAATGATCGCCGTCGCCCTGGCCAGGAGCGGCAAGGTCGAGGCGCTCGGCGTCATGCTGGACGCGAACGGACACGCGGTTGCCGAGGCCAGCCAGGCGGCGTTCCCCCTCATGGTCCAGCACGTTCTTCCGGCAGGGCTTCGCGGGGTCGTCGTGGCGGGACTGCTGGCCGCCCTGATGAGCTCCCTCGCCGGCGTCTTCAACGCCTGCTCGACGCTGTTCACAATCGATTTCTACCGCAAGCTCCACCCCCGGTCCTCCGAGCAGCACCTGGTCTGGGTCGGGCGTCTGGCGACGGCGGCCATGGTGCTCGTGGGCCTGGCCTGGATCCCGGTGATCCAGGGTGCGCGAGGCCTTTACGACTACCTGCAGACCGTCCAGGGCTACCTGGCGCCACCGATCTTCACGGTGTTCTTCCTGGGCGTCCTCAACAAGCGGCTGAACGCCAAGGGCTGCCTTGCCGCGCTGATCTCGGGCTTCCTGCTGGGGGCGTTCCGCCTGGCGGTGGACACGCCGGTCACTCTCAAGCTGGCCGGGTTCGAGGGCGGGTATGCCAAGGGCTCGCTGCTGTGGATCATCAACAACATCTACTTCCAGTACTACAGCCTGTTCATCTTCCTGGTGTCGGTGATCGTGATGATCGTGGTCAGCGCCATGACCCAAGCGCCGAGTCCGGAGCGGATAGAGAACCTGACCTACGCGACCGTGACGGCGGAGGGCCGCGAGGAGTCCCGGAGGAGCTGGACCCGCTCGGATGTGCTGAGCTCCGCCCTGGTGGTGGTGCTGATCCTGATCGCGTACCTGTACTTCACCGGCTGA
- a CDS encoding ABC transporter ATP-binding protein, with protein sequence MVSVDGIDIPGSLIRVRNLNKQYRRGSETIDVLQGLNLDVEPGELVAFMGPSGSGKTTLLNLLGGLDLPTSGSVTVDGDEITSMSARRLSSWRARHVGFIFQMYNLIPVLSAAQNVELPLLLTRLGAARRRQQVATALALVGLSDRAKHFPRQLSGGQEQRVAIARAIVADPTFLLCDEPTGDLDRRSGDEILDLLSALSREHGKTVLVVTHDPRAAERADVVLHLDKGVLVHDPAAEHAS encoded by the coding sequence ATGGTCAGCGTCGACGGCATCGACATCCCGGGCAGCCTGATCCGGGTCCGGAACCTCAACAAGCAGTACCGCCGAGGCTCCGAGACGATCGACGTCCTGCAAGGCCTCAACCTCGACGTCGAGCCCGGCGAGCTGGTCGCCTTCATGGGCCCGAGCGGCTCCGGCAAGACCACCCTGCTCAACCTGCTCGGCGGCCTCGACCTGCCGACCTCCGGCTCGGTCACGGTCGACGGCGACGAGATCACGAGCATGTCGGCGCGCCGGCTGTCGTCGTGGCGGGCCCGCCACGTCGGCTTCATCTTCCAGATGTACAACCTGATCCCGGTGCTCAGCGCGGCCCAGAACGTCGAGCTGCCGCTGCTGCTGACCCGGCTCGGCGCCGCCCGGCGGCGGCAGCAGGTGGCGACCGCGCTCGCGCTGGTCGGCCTCTCCGATCGCGCCAAACACTTCCCGCGGCAGCTCTCAGGCGGCCAGGAGCAGCGGGTGGCGATCGCGCGCGCGATCGTCGCCGACCCCACCTTCCTGCTCTGCGACGAGCCGACCGGCGACCTCGACCGCAGGTCCGGCGACGAGATCCTCGACCTCCTGAGCGCCCTGTCCCGGGAGCACGGCAAGACGGTCCTCGTCGTCACCCACGACCCCCGCGCCGCCGAGCGGGCCGACGTGGTGCTCCACCTCGACAAGGGCGTGCTGGTCCACGACCCGGCGGCGGAGCACGCGTCGTGA
- a CDS encoding LacI family DNA-binding transcriptional regulator, with amino-acid sequence MTLVEVARRAGVSPSTVSRVLNGTGRVSERTRARVLKIAEELKYRPDIHARALAGGNSRTLGIIVSNLQNPFFLDIFRVVEADALQAGYAVVVANTDYRPQQLAAAAQWMLGHRVAGLALVVSEREPAVIEDLAGEDFPVVFYDVGSPGPNVTNVKTDYYRGMQRAVEYLYALGHRRMAFVGHHADLQPLQDRKRSFHRAVARFSHGMESANAYGNDSPAGGFQAARDLLVSGFKPSAIICVNDFMALGVLRALREQGLAVPGDVSVVGYDNIGLSDYTMPALTTVNIPRDRIGHAISSALLPSRRASGEEARDIIIRPELIVRDSTGPAGSGRDGHAQAAGPTPAD; translated from the coding sequence ATGACGCTCGTAGAGGTCGCCAGGCGCGCCGGAGTTTCGCCGTCCACGGTTTCGCGCGTGCTCAACGGGACCGGGAGGGTCAGCGAGAGGACGCGTGCCAGGGTCCTGAAGATCGCCGAGGAGTTGAAGTACCGCCCGGACATCCATGCTCGAGCGCTGGCCGGAGGCAACAGCAGGACGCTGGGAATCATCGTCTCCAACCTGCAGAACCCGTTTTTTCTGGATATCTTCCGAGTCGTCGAGGCGGATGCGCTCCAAGCGGGCTACGCGGTGGTCGTCGCCAACACCGACTACCGACCCCAGCAGCTTGCCGCCGCCGCCCAGTGGATGCTCGGCCACCGTGTCGCTGGGCTGGCGCTGGTCGTCTCGGAGAGGGAACCTGCGGTGATCGAAGATCTCGCGGGCGAGGATTTCCCGGTGGTGTTCTACGACGTCGGCTCACCGGGCCCCAACGTCACGAACGTCAAGACGGATTACTACCGCGGCATGCAGCGAGCCGTGGAGTACCTCTACGCTCTCGGTCATCGGCGGATGGCGTTCGTCGGCCACCATGCCGACCTGCAGCCGCTGCAGGATCGCAAGAGGTCATTTCACAGAGCCGTGGCGCGCTTCTCCCACGGCATGGAATCGGCGAACGCATACGGAAACGACAGCCCCGCCGGTGGCTTCCAGGCAGCGCGGGACCTCCTCGTCTCAGGGTTCAAACCGAGCGCGATCATCTGCGTGAACGACTTCATGGCGCTCGGTGTGCTGCGGGCCCTCAGGGAGCAAGGCCTCGCGGTCCCGGGGGACGTCTCCGTCGTCGGGTACGACAACATCGGCCTCTCCGACTATACGATGCCGGCGCTGACGACGGTCAACATCCCACGCGATCGCATCGGGCACGCCATCTCGTCGGCGCTGCTCCCGTCGCGACGGGCGTCGGGGGAGGAAGCGCGCGACATCATCATCCGTCCGGAGCTCATCGTCCGCGACTCCACCGGTCCGGCAGGAAGTGGCCGCGACGGCCACGCTCAGGCCGCGGGTCCGACGCCCGCCGACTAG